Below is a window of Candidatus Methylomirabilota bacterium DNA.
CGGCGGGTTCATCCCCGGGGTGCGGCCGGGCAAGAAGACGGCGGAGTACATCGACCGGACCCTCACCCGCATCACCTTGCCGGGGGCCATCTTCCTCGCCCTCATCTCGGTGCTGCCGGACTTCCTCATCCGCTGGTTCAACACGCCCTTCTACTTCGGCGGGACGAGCCTCCTCATCGTGGTCGGCGTGGCCCTGGACACGGTGCGACAGATGGAGTCGCACCTCCTGATGCGGAACTACGAGGGCTTCCTCCGGAAGCGCCAGCGGGCGCGGGCATGAGCGCGCGCGTCATCTTCCTCGGCGCGCCTGGGGCGGGCAAGGGCACTCAGGCGCGCGCCCTCGCCGCGGAGTGGAGCGTGCCCCAGGTGGCCACTGGCGACATGCTGCGCGAGGCGGTGGCGGCGAAGACGCCGCTCGGGCTCGAAGCCAAGCGCCACATGGACTCCGGCGGGCTCGTGCCCGACGACGTGGTGATCGGGCTCGTGGAGGAGCGTCTCGCCCGTCCGGACGGCGCCGCCGGCTTCGTGCTGGACGGTTTCCCGCGGACGACCGCGCAGGCGCAGGCGCTCGACGCCATGCTGAAGCGCCGGGGGCAGTCCATCGACCGGGTGGTCTTCCTCGAAGTGGGCCGCGAGGAGCTGCTTCGCCGCCTCACCGGCCGGCGGGTGTGCCCCAAGTGCGGGGCCGCCTTCCATCTCGTCTCGGCGCCACCCCGGACGGCGGGGCGCTGCGACAACTGCGGCGCCGAGCTCACCCAGCGCTCGGACGACACCCGCGAGGCGGTGGCCACGCGGCTCGACGTCTACCAGAAGCAGACCGCGCCGCTGCTCGCCTACTACCGCGAGCGCGGCCTCCTCGCCACCGTACCCGGCGAGGGCGCGATGTCCCGCGTGGCCGCGGACATCCGCAAAGCGGTGGGACGGGCGGTGCCCGCGTGATCCTGCTCAAGTCGCCTCGCGAGCTCGCCCATATGCGTGCGGCGGGTCACATCCTCGCCGAGGTGAAGGAACGCCTGCGCGCGATGGTGCGCCCGGGCATCACCACCAAGGACATCGACGCCGACGTGGAGGCGTTCATCGTCGGCAAAGGCGCCAAGTCCGCGTTCAAGGGCTACCGCGGCTTTCCCGCGACGGTCTGCACCTCCCTCAACGAGGAGATCGTCCACGGGATCCCGTCCGCGAAGCGCCGGCTCACCGAGGGCGACATTATCGGGCTTGACCTCGGGTGCATCGTGGAGGGGTACTACGCCGACTGTGCGATCACGCTGCCGGTGAGCCCGGTGCCGCCCCGGGTGCAGGAGCTGCTGGACGTCACGCGCGAGAGCCTCGACAAGGCCATCGTGCAGTGCCGCGCGGGCAACCGCCTGGGTGACGTCTCGCATGCTGTCCAGAGCCACTGCGAGAGCCACGGCTTCGGGGTGGTGCGGGCCTTCGTGGGCCACGGCATCGGCCGCGCGCTACACGAGGATCCTCAGGTGCCGAACTTCGGCGAGCCGGGGCGCGGCCCCGCGCTGAAGCCGGGCATGGTGCTCGCCATCGAGCCCATGATCACGATGGGGTCGTGGGAGGTCCGGATTCTCGAGGACCGGTGGACCGCCGTCACCGAGGACGGCAGCCTCGCCGCGCACTTCGAGGACACCATCGCCATCACCGAGGAGGGCCCCGAGGTCCTCACCCGCATCGAGCCCAGGTCCTAGGGAGCGCGCGTGGCCAAGGAAGACGCGATCGAGGTGGAGGGCACGGTGGTCGAGCCGCTGCCCAACGCGATGTTCCGCGTCGAGCTGGAGAACGGGCACAAGGTGCTCGCCCACGTCTCCGGCAAGATGCGCATGAACTTCATCCGCATCCTGCCCGGGGACAAGGTCAAGGTGGAGCTGTCGCCGTACGACCTCACCCGCGGCCGGATCACGTATCGATTCAAATAGGTCGTTTTTCAAAGGACAGTCATGAAAGTCAAGCCGTCGATCAAGCTGCGGTGCGAGAACTGCAAGATCGTGCGCCGGCACGGGGCCGTGCGCGTGATCTGCAAGAATCCCCGTCACAAGCAGCGGCAAGGCTGAGGAGTCGCCCATGGCACGTATCGCCGGAGTGGACCTGCCCCGCGACAAGCGCGGCGTCATCGCCGTGCAGTACATCTACGGGATCGGCATCCCGTCGGCCCGCCGCATCATGATGGATGCGCGCGTGGACGGGAACAAGCGCGTGAAGAGCTGGAGCGACGACGAGACCGCCAGGGTGCGCGACATCATCGAGCGCGAGTTCAAGGTCGAGGGTGACCTGCGGCGCGAGGTCGCGATGAACGTGAAGCGGCTGATGGACATCGGCTGCTATCGCGGGATCCGGCACCGCAAGGGCCTCCCCGTCCGCGGCCAGCGCACCCACACCAACGCCCGGACGCGGAAGGGCAAGAGCAAGGGCGTCATGGTCAAGAAGAAGCCCGTCGCCGCCGCCCCCGCGGCTGCGGCGCCCGCCGCTCCCGCGGCGCCAAAGAAGTAAGGAGCCGAGAACATGGCCGACGAGCAGCAATCAGCCGAGAAGCCGGCGGCGCCCCGCAAGGGCGGGCGCAAGCGCGAGCGCAAGGAGGTCCGCGTGGGCGTCGCCCACGTGCAGGCCACCTTCAACAATACGATCGTGACTCTGACCGACAAGACCGGCAACGTGGTCTCGTGGGCGAGCGCGGGGAGCGTGGGCTTCAAGGGCTCGCGCAAGAGCACCCCGTTCGCCGCCCAGACCGCCGCCGAGAACGCCGCCCGCAAGGCGATGGACCTCGGGCTCAAGTCTGTCGAGGTTTGCGTCAAGGGCCCGGGCGCCGGCCGCGAGGCTGCCATCCGCGCGCTCCAGGCGGTGGGTCTCGAGGTCACCGCCATCCGCGACGTGACCCCGATCCCCCACAATGGCTGCCGGCCGCCCAAGCGGCGCCGGGTGTAGGGAGGAGGGGACGTGGCGAGATATCGCGAAGCGGTGTGCCGGCAGTGCCGGCGCGAGGGGATCAAACTGTTCCTGAAGGGCGCGCGCTGCTTCACCGAGAAGTGCGCGATCGAGCGGCGCAACTATCCTCCGGGCCAGCACGGCCTCTCCCGCACCAAGCTGACCAACTACGGCATCCAGCTGCGGGAGAAGCAGAAGGCCAAGAACATCTACGGGGTGCTGGAGACCCAGTTCCGCCGCTACTTCGAGCGCGCCGAGCGCGAGAAGGGCATCACCGGCGAGAACCTCCTCAAGCTCCTCGAGCGCCGGCTCGACAACGTGGTCTTCCGTCTCGGGATGGCGGCCTCGCGCCGCGAGGCCCGGCAGATGGTGGCCCACGGGCACATCCAGGTGAACGGCCGCAAGGTGTCAGTGCCGTCCTACATCGTCAAGGTCGGTGAAGAGGTGGCGCTCCGGGCCACGTCGAAGATGCAGGAGCGCGTGGTCGACAATCTCGGGGCGGGCCGCTCCGCGGTGCCGCCGTGGCTGGACGTGGACATCAACCAGAAGAAGGGGACGGTGCGTGGGCTCCCGGTCCGGGAGGACATCCAGATCCCCGTGCAGGAGCAGCTGATCGTCGAGCTGTTCTCGAAGTAGGAGACCATGGCCAGGATTCCGTTTCAGAAGCCGAGACATATCGAGTGGGAGATCAACACCGACCGCTACGGGCGGCTCGTCGCGGAGCCCTTCGAGAAGGGCTATGCCCTCACCGTGGGGAACTCGATCCGCCGGACGCTGCTCAGCATCATCCCGGGCGCGGCGGTGTCGTGGGTGCGCATCACGGGGGTCACCGACGCCGAGACGAAGATTCCCGGAGTCGCCGAGGCCACCGTCGAGGTGCTGCTGAACCTCCGCAAGCTCGCGCTCAACGTCCCCTCGGGTGAGCCGCTCATTACGCGGCTCGACGCCACCGGCCCCCGCAACGTCACGGGCGCCGACGTCTCCGAGGGTACCGGGCTCGAGGTGCTGAACCCCGAGTTGCCGATCTGCACCCTGGAGGCCGGGGCCACCCTGTCCATCGAGGTGGGCGTGGGGGTGGGGCGCGGCTACGTGAACGCGGCCGGGCATCCCGAGGGGTCGGTGCCCGCGGGCGCCATGGCCATGGACGCGGCCTTCTCCCCCATCCAACGGGTGTCGTACAACGTGGAAGCGTCGCGGCTGGGCAAGGTCATCGACTACGAGCGCCTGATCCTCGAGGTGTGGACCAACGGCGCGGTGTCGCCCGAGGAGGCGCTCACGCGCGCCGCCGGTTACATGCGGGACCACTTCGCGCTGCTGGCTCCTCCCGGCGGACCGGAGGAAGACGAAGAAGTCGAGGAGGCGGGCGAGGGCTTCCTCCAGGAGAGCCTGTCCAAGGCCCTCGAGGAGCTGCCTCTGCCCGCGCGCGCCATCAACGCGCTCCGCAACGCGGAGATCCTCACGGTGGCGGACCTCGTGCAGAAGACGGATGCCGAGCTCGAGAACGTGAAGAACCTCGGCTCGAAGTCGATCGACGAGATCAAGGACGCGCTCGCCGGACTCGGGCTCTCGCTGGGGATGCGCATCGACCCCGCGGTGCTCGGGGCGCTCGGGCGGGGAGGCGTGAAATGAGGCACGGGCGGGCGAACTACAAGCTGGGGCGGCTGACCGCGCATCGCTGGGCGATGTTCCGCAATCTCCTTGTCGCGCTGTTCCGTCACGAGCGCATCATGACCACCGAGGCCAAGGCCAAGGCCGTGCGCGGGCTCGCGGATCAGATGGTCACCCTGGCCAAGCGCGAGGATCTGCACGCCAAGCGCCAGGTGCTGAGCATGGTGCCGGACGAGACGGTGGTGAAGAAGCTCTTCGACACCATCGCCTCGCGCTTCTCGGACCGGAACGGCGGCTACACCCGCATCATCCACGCCGGCACCCGGCCCGGCGACCGCGCCCCCATGGTGGTGCTGGAGCTGGTGGATCGCCCCGAGACGCCGCGCGAGAAGCCGAAGAAGGACGCCAAGGCCGAGAAGGCGCCCAAGGCGGAGAAGGCCGACAAGGGCGAAGCGGGCGCCGGCGCGGGCAAGGGCCGCAGGAAGAAAGCGGCGGCCGCGGCCGGCTAGCCCGCGCCGTCTCGACGAAGCTCACCCCGGGGGCGGCGCGCGCCGCCCCCGTCGTGCGTTCAGCGCGAACGGAGGAGGGCGCGATGAAGCTCAAGGACCGGGTGGCGCTGGTGACGGGTGGGGGATCGGGGATCGGCCGGGCGATCGCGCTGCTCTTCGCCGAGGAGGGCGCGCGCGTGGTGGTCAACGACCTCCACCTCGCCACCGCGGAGAAGACCGTCCAGGAGATGGGCGCGAGCGCGCGGGGCGGGTTTGCCGTCGCCGCCGACGTCTCCGACAGCCGGCAGGTCGCCGCGATGTTCGACGAGATCGAGCGCCGCTGCGGCACCCTCGACGTGCTCGTGAACAATGCGGGCATCGCGCTGGGCCCCGGCGAGGACCTCGAAGCACGCCGCCAGCGCGCCGAGGCGCGCATCATGGAGATGGTGGGCGGTGAGGGCATACAGACGCACTTCGACGTGACCCAGGAGATGAGCGACGAGGCCTGGCACCGCGTCATCGGCGTGCATCTGAACGGCACCTTCTTCTGCACCCGCGCCGCGTTGCGCCTGATGAGCCGGCAGAACCGCGGCGCCATTGTCAACCTCTCGAGCGTGGCGGCCCTCATGGGCCTCGCCCAGGTGCCCCACTATTCCGCGGCCAAGGGCGGCATCCTCGCCTTCACGCGGGCGGTGGCGCGCGAGGTCGGCTCGCGGGGGATCCGCGTCAACGCGATCTGCCCCGGCTACATCGACACGCCGATGACCCAGTCGATCTCGCCGCTGGCCCGGAAGGCCCTGCTCTCGCAAACCCCGCTGGGCCGCATGGCCGAGCCTCGCGAAGTCGCCGCCACTGCGCTGTTCCTCGCGTCCGACGACTCGGGCTTCTACACGGGGCAGTGGCTCTCCCCGAACGGGGGACTCTTCATCGGCTAGGTAGGCGGCTTTTCAGCCGCCTACGTCAGAGGTTGAGGACGGCGACGCCGGTCACGGTGATCAGCGTGCCGAGGGCGGCGGTCCGGGTGATGCGCTCGCCGAGGAACAGGGTGCCGAGCGGGATCGCGAACATCGGCGCCGTCGAGGAGAGCACGGTGGAGACACCTACGCCGGCGTGCTTCACCCCCACTACGAAGAGCAGCGAGCTGCCTGCCGTGAGCACGGCGAGCAGGGTGAGGAGACCGGCCAGCGGGGCCCCGCCCTGCCGGACCGCTCCCATCGAGCCCCACACCCACGGCGTGGCGAAGAGCACCAGCGCGGCGATCGGCAGCCGCACCGCCTGCGCGGTGGTGGCGTCGAGGCAGGTGAGCGGCACCTTGAGCATGATCACTCCCGCCGCCCACGCGAGCGACGCCGCCTGCGAGGAGAGAAGGCCCAGCCAGAGATGACCGGGCCGGCCAGGCTCGCTCGGCCGCTCGCCCACGATGAGGGCCAGGCCGCCCAGCGTCAGCACGGAGCCCGTGATGAGCGCGGGAGTGATGGGCTCGCCCAGGAACATCGCCGCCAGCCCCGCGGAGACCATGGGA
It encodes the following:
- the rpsM gene encoding 30S ribosomal protein S13 — protein: MARIAGVDLPRDKRGVIAVQYIYGIGIPSARRIMMDARVDGNKRVKSWSDDETARVRDIIEREFKVEGDLRREVAMNVKRLMDIGCYRGIRHRKGLPVRGQRTHTNARTRKGKSKGVMVKKKPVAAAPAAAAPAAPAAPKK
- the rpsD gene encoding 30S ribosomal protein S4, producing MARYREAVCRQCRREGIKLFLKGARCFTEKCAIERRNYPPGQHGLSRTKLTNYGIQLREKQKAKNIYGVLETQFRRYFERAEREKGITGENLLKLLERRLDNVVFRLGMAASRREARQMVAHGHIQVNGRKVSVPSYIVKVGEEVALRATSKMQERVVDNLGAGRSAVPPWLDVDINQKKGTVRGLPVREDIQIPVQEQLIVELFSK
- a CDS encoding DMT family transporter — encoded protein: MLALPDPTLGALASLASALIWAVVSLCVRRLSRTLNSPTINALRTMGAGVLLMAWVLATAGVEGLREIGLPTFALLAASIVLSGSLGDTIFFESARFLGLARAMTASMTYPMVSAGLAAMFLGEPITPALITGSVLTLGGLALIVGERPSEPGRPGHLWLGLLSSQAASLAWAAGVIMLKVPLTCLDATTAQAVRLPIAALVLFATPWVWGSMGAVRQGGAPLAGLLTLLAVLTAGSSLLFVVGVKHAGVGVSTVLSSTAPMFAIPLGTLFLGERITRTAALGTLITVTGVAVLNL
- the rpsK gene encoding 30S ribosomal protein S11; its protein translation is MADEQQSAEKPAAPRKGGRKRERKEVRVGVAHVQATFNNTIVTLTDKTGNVVSWASAGSVGFKGSRKSTPFAAQTAAENAARKAMDLGLKSVEVCVKGPGAGREAAIRALQAVGLEVTAIRDVTPIPHNGCRPPKRRRV
- a CDS encoding adenylate kinase, with product MSARVIFLGAPGAGKGTQARALAAEWSVPQVATGDMLREAVAAKTPLGLEAKRHMDSGGLVPDDVVIGLVEERLARPDGAAGFVLDGFPRTTAQAQALDAMLKRRGQSIDRVVFLEVGREELLRRLTGRRVCPKCGAAFHLVSAPPRTAGRCDNCGAELTQRSDDTREAVATRLDVYQKQTAPLLAYYRERGLLATVPGEGAMSRVAADIRKAVGRAVPA
- a CDS encoding DNA-directed RNA polymerase subunit alpha; this encodes MARIPFQKPRHIEWEINTDRYGRLVAEPFEKGYALTVGNSIRRTLLSIIPGAAVSWVRITGVTDAETKIPGVAEATVEVLLNLRKLALNVPSGEPLITRLDATGPRNVTGADVSEGTGLEVLNPELPICTLEAGATLSIEVGVGVGRGYVNAAGHPEGSVPAGAMAMDAAFSPIQRVSYNVEASRLGKVIDYERLILEVWTNGAVSPEEALTRAAGYMRDHFALLAPPGGPEEDEEVEEAGEGFLQESLSKALEELPLPARAINALRNAEILTVADLVQKTDAELENVKNLGSKSIDEIKDALAGLGLSLGMRIDPAVLGALGRGGVK
- the infA gene encoding translation initiation factor IF-1, yielding MAKEDAIEVEGTVVEPLPNAMFRVELENGHKVLAHVSGKMRMNFIRILPGDKVKVELSPYDLTRGRITYRFK
- the map gene encoding type I methionyl aminopeptidase, which encodes MILLKSPRELAHMRAAGHILAEVKERLRAMVRPGITTKDIDADVEAFIVGKGAKSAFKGYRGFPATVCTSLNEEIVHGIPSAKRRLTEGDIIGLDLGCIVEGYYADCAITLPVSPVPPRVQELLDVTRESLDKAIVQCRAGNRLGDVSHAVQSHCESHGFGVVRAFVGHGIGRALHEDPQVPNFGEPGRGPALKPGMVLAIEPMITMGSWEVRILEDRWTAVTEDGSLAAHFEDTIAITEEGPEVLTRIEPRS
- the rpmJ gene encoding 50S ribosomal protein L36, which translates into the protein MKVKPSIKLRCENCKIVRRHGAVRVICKNPRHKQRQG
- the rplQ gene encoding 50S ribosomal protein L17; translated protein: MRHGRANYKLGRLTAHRWAMFRNLLVALFRHERIMTTEAKAKAVRGLADQMVTLAKREDLHAKRQVLSMVPDETVVKKLFDTIASRFSDRNGGYTRIIHAGTRPGDRAPMVVLELVDRPETPREKPKKDAKAEKAPKAEKADKGEAGAGAGKGRRKKAAAAAG
- a CDS encoding SDR family NAD(P)-dependent oxidoreductase — encoded protein: MKLKDRVALVTGGGSGIGRAIALLFAEEGARVVVNDLHLATAEKTVQEMGASARGGFAVAADVSDSRQVAAMFDEIERRCGTLDVLVNNAGIALGPGEDLEARRQRAEARIMEMVGGEGIQTHFDVTQEMSDEAWHRVIGVHLNGTFFCTRAALRLMSRQNRGAIVNLSSVAALMGLAQVPHYSAAKGGILAFTRAVAREVGSRGIRVNAICPGYIDTPMTQSISPLARKALLSQTPLGRMAEPREVAATALFLASDDSGFYTGQWLSPNGGLFIG